A genomic window from Lycium barbarum isolate Lr01 chromosome 4, ASM1917538v2, whole genome shotgun sequence includes:
- the LOC132635744 gene encoding vegetative cell wall protein gp1: MASQQQPRPLFRFASMVRPAAQTPAPATPAPASQPLFRPTTPFRPPSPAATTTTQPPQPQEPAQQPPATTAPPVAAVAAPPKPEVPAPRSPISAPQPQSVAAASPRSTLATPAPRSSPVAPPQSVVSPPKVPSPRSPVATQPQRAATDVPKSPVTKVTTSVPQSPFRTQSAPTSTPYSSLPPSPKTKMADSVQTLINQSSPSKAPTPSQKVIQPNVVKSQTYSPQTKPTLSHPPSPLKLPPSQLELESKIPPQVDQKSVVVHETTRANTNSHHVMQTTRNGKTVENGKRESLKKDKGVQQKKASNSDTTDDFGMSVLTLAGENKGAIMELSPSRKTYSPQSLQKKGSPKAWSSEDDEEKSGSESGRKGDRMQNKSLPMNAFMNSNVQGINNSILHNASCTHHDPGVHLVFGRKAHGSNGSHIKGSPRSQNNV; encoded by the coding sequence ATGGCAAGCCAACAGCAACCTCGTCCATTGTTCCGTTTCGCTTCGATGGTTCGTCCGGCTGCACAAACTCCAGCTCCTGCTACACCAGCACCGGCGTCACAACCGTTGTTTCGACCTACCACGCCATTTAGGCCTCCATCACCGGCAGCTACTACTACTACTCAGCCACCTCAACCTCAAGAACCTGCACAACAACCACCAGCTACTACTGCTCCTCCCGTTGCAGCAGTCGCTGCACCACCGAAACCAGAAGTGCCAGCCCCACGCAGCCCCATTTCAGCACCGCAGCCTCAATCTGTGGCTGCAGCTTCCCCACGTTCCACTCTGGCAACTCCAGCTCCAAGATCATCACCTGTTGCTCCTCCTCAATCTGTTGTTTCGCCACCAAAGGTTCCCTCACCACGTTCTCCAGTGGCAACACAACCACAACGTGCTGCAACTGACGTCCCTAAATCTCCTGTCACTAAAGTCACCACATCCGTGCCACAATCCCCATTCAGGACACAGAGCGCTCCGACTAGTACTCCGTATTCTTCGTTACCACCATCACCAAAAACAAAAATGGCAGATTCTGTCCAAACTCTCATCAATCAATCATCACCATCGAAAGCTCCCACACCATCACAAAAAGTCATCCAGCCAAATGTAGTGAAATCCCAGACCTACTCTCCTCAAACTAAGCCTACACTCTCTCACCCTCCATCCCCACTAAAGCTTCCCCCATCTCAACTTGAACTCGAGTCCAAGATTCCTCCACAGGTTGATCAGAAATCTGTTGTGGTCCACGAAACCACGAGGGCTAACACCAACAGTCATCATGTCATGCAGACTACTAGAAATGGAAAAACAGTAGAAAATGGGAAACGAGAATCACTTAAGAAAGATAAAGGGGTTCAGCAGAAGAAGGCGTCTAATTCCGATACCACGGATGACTTTGGAATGAGTGTGCTAACACTAGCTGGTGAAAACAAGGGAGCTATTATGGAGTTAAGCCCTTCAAGGAAGACATACAGCCCTCAGAGccttcaaaagaaaggaagcCCAAAGGCGTGGAGTAGTGAGGATGATGAAGAAAAATCAGGGAGTGAAAGTGGAAGGAAGGGAGATAGAATGCAAAATAAGTCCCTTCCTATGAATGCATTCATGAACAGCAATGTCCAAGGAATCAACAACTCCATTCTCCACAATGCTTCTTGCACTCACCATGATCCTGGTGTCCACCTTGTGTTTGGAAGAAAGGCACATGGTAGCAATGGGTCCCACATTAAGGGCAGCCCAAGGAGCCAAAATAATGTTTAA